TGGAGGATATCATAACAAAATGAGAAGAAGCATTCTCACTAAAATATGGCAGTTTCAAAAAAGCTGTCAAGATAGTTATCAAGGCTCAATCACTCAGTTCTATCACTGGGGTGATATTGACTACGGCGGTTTTAGGATATTTAATCATCTAAAGGCTAAGACCGGCATACCTTTTAAGCCCTTAATGATGGATGAAAAGACCTATGAAACACACTTAGACAAAGGCCATAAATTCGAATCAAACTACGAGAGAAAATTAGAAAAACTTCTTAATAATGAAGATTATATTGAGTTTCATCCCGTGATAAGGCTAATGCTTGATAAAAAAATCCGCCTTGAGCAGGAGGGAATAACAGAGATCATTTACTCTTAGTTTGGGACGTTCTTCTGCTGCTTCCACAAACCATTTTTTTAAGCTGCTCACCTAGCTCCTTGTCTAGTATCTTTTCTTCAATAAGTACTTGAAATATATCCTGATTGTCACCAGGTGCTCTATAACCTTGATAAGAAACTATATGACTTGCTATATCTAAACAGCTTTCTATAGCAAATCGTCCCCAACTTTCACTACTTTCTTACTCATAAGCAATAACAACTTCCCTGGTCGAACTTAACCAGTCAATGTTTGCATCAAGGTTTTCTGCCGCAAAACGAAGGGGCACGTATGTTCTTTCGTTTTGGATTACTGGTGCAACATCCATGTTTTGACTAGAACCATTGACATTTATTTCAGTACTGCCAATCCACATTTCTACAGTATTTCCCCTGGCATCAAGGGTTATTTTCTGAGTATCTCCTTCCCAACCCAAAGAACCATCCATTGCTTCTACTATAGCCCTTATAGGAACCATAGTTCTTCCGGCCATAATTACCGGAGTTGTCCCTCTTCCGGGATCGACCTCTCTTTCGACACCTCCAACGCTCATTACAGAGTTATCTAGCTGGAGGATTATAAAACTTTTTTGCACACCTGGCTTATAAATTTCACTTCCGGTGGTTACAGTAAAAGTTGCAATTGCATCTCCTAGTTCTTCCTCTATACCATGTAGTGGATCGGCTTCTCTAAGAACAGGTTTTACGGTATAGTAATAAGTAGTATTAGGCTCAACATTCACATCTACATAGTTAGTGCTAGTGATGTAAAAATCTGTTACAGATATACCCCTTTCACCGGCAGAAGTCGAACGATACAGGCGATAACCAATTGCCTCTACAGGGTCCCATGACATTCTGGCTCCTGAATCAAATACTTCAGCCTCTTTTTCTACATCAGTTGGTTTTTGAGTTGGCTCTTCAGCTGGTTCCTGACTTGGCTCCCTAATTGGGTCCTCAGCTGCCTCCTGTTCTGTTGAGCTTACTTCTTTCCACTCATAAATATAATTTTCATAGACAGCAAATTGACTTCCTCCCCCTTTTACACGAATCTCGATATTCCTTTGATCCCCGGGGCTTCCTTCTCTTCCTAGCCCCAGGAACTGGTTGCAGGCAAAAACGACACTTCCAGATTCTTGAAGAAGATACGTGGAATCAGATATGCGAGATGTTGGCGGAGCCGACAGATCGCCTGTTGGAAGCCCGGTTTCTAGTATACTAGCACCTTTCGCTTCTTCCGGTTCAGTCATCTTAAAACCCCAGCGATACCCTCCTTCAGGTCCGATCCAGCCATGCCTGGTAAACAATCCACCAGGCTCATTACTAAGTACCTCCAGGTCCACTGTGAAGGAAATGTTCCCTCCGGCACGGACTACCTCTGGTGGGGAATTCCAGCTATATATGGTGTGCATGTCCATATAAGAAAAGCTATCGTTTCTTCTTGTGCCCCATTCTTTTAGTTCTACCTGCTGTTCACTGTGGGAATAATAATAATCTCTGTTATTGTCAGACCATTCTCTTTCACCTAGCGCAGAGTTGGAATACTCAAATTCATAATCTCCATGATCCCAACTCATTTCAACATCGTAATATTGTTTTTCCACTAGCACCCAGGCATAGTCATCATTAGATGTATCCGCAACTACGGCAGAAGACATCCCAAGGAGCAGGGTCATAACCATTACCATAGCCGTCAACAACGTTTTATTTTTCATTATATTTACCATTCCTTCCTATTTTGTTGAATATTGTTTCCAAAGTAGTGCTTTTTGCCGACTATATCTCTACCCTGGTTACTATTTTCACCTCCATTCATGGTAGCAAGCTAAACTCATTTTACCCTTATTCTGCCTAAAAAAATATCACCCTTAAGGGTGATATTTATATATATTCTAATCTATATGGCTACATCAATATCCTTGAATAACAATCTCGTTATTTTCTTCTATCCATTCCACACTATATCCAAGCTTTTCTGATACAAACCTCAAAGGCAGCATAGCCCTGCCTTCTATAACATCAGGGGAGGTATCCATTTTGATCTCCACATCATCTACCAAGGCTATATTGTCATCTAATGTCATCTTAATCAGAGTATTACTATCATCAATAACAATTTCCCTGGTCTCTTCCAAATAATCCACTTCTGCATCAATAGCTTCAAAAAATCCTCTAAGTGGAACAAGAGTCCTTCCTTCTTTTATTACAGGAGATACATCAAGATCTTTTGTTTCTTCTACGTCATCTTTTTTTAAAGTCAATTCTTTCTCACCGATGATCATCGAAATTACATTTGCAGATTCAGCCACATCCGCATCAAAATCTTCACTGGCTTCATCTTCGATAGCT
The Natranaerofaba carboxydovora genome window above contains:
- a CDS encoding stalk domain-containing protein — translated: MKNKTLLTAMVMVMTLLLGMSSAVVADTSNDDYAWVLVEKQYYDVEMSWDHGDYEFEYSNSALGEREWSDNNRDYYYSHSEQQVELKEWGTRRNDSFSYMDMHTIYSWNSPPEVVRAGGNISFTVDLEVLSNEPGGLFTRHGWIGPEGGYRWGFKMTEPEEAKGASILETGLPTGDLSAPPTSRISDSTYLLQESGSVVFACNQFLGLGREGSPGDQRNIEIRVKGGGSQFAVYENYIYEWKEVSSTEQEAAEDPIREPSQEPAEEPTQKPTDVEKEAEVFDSGARMSWDPVEAIGYRLYRSTSAGERGISVTDFYITSTNYVDVNVEPNTTYYYTVKPVLREADPLHGIEEELGDAIATFTVTTGSEIYKPGVQKSFIILQLDNSVMSVGGVEREVDPGRGTTPVIMAGRTMVPIRAIVEAMDGSLGWEGDTQKITLDARGNTVEMWIGSTEINVNGSSQNMDVAPVIQNERTYVPLRFAAENLDANIDWLSSTREVVIAYE
- a CDS encoding DUF86 domain-containing protein, whose amino-acid sequence is MESCLDIASHIVSYQGYRAPGDNQDIFQVLIEEKILDKELGEQLKKMVCGSSRRTSQTKSK